The Arachis hypogaea cultivar Tifrunner chromosome 14, arahy.Tifrunner.gnm2.J5K5, whole genome shotgun sequence genome has a segment encoding these proteins:
- the LOC112741997 gene encoding uncharacterized protein, protein MSSHSFSNLFHSSTTTTTPNSSTTTLLDSIVATPKQQLTACICTHCNHLLTFNPAGHGVEQGTNSNNNNNNVQSHHHQLQQGTRWSPTPIQLLVLEELYRQGTKTPSAEQIQQIASQLRRFGKIEGKNVFYWFQNHKARERQKRRRREMEETTAAASAKGLKETGCEVKETKKWASTSNCNGGGGHAVQESMTAVDISEKESNGWNEFEERVLRRNRSERQAKYFNIPSINIAATASVASQITHNIQLLSTHHHPQHHNYNKQDNTSSHPRTLELFPIHKNHDDDDDIISFSDRKSNKLCANASMEEALSCDQFFEFLPLRN, encoded by the exons ATGTCTTCTCATTCGTTCAGTAACCTCTTTCACTCTTCCACAACCACCACTACTCCAAACTCCTCAACAACTACCCTTCTTGATTCCATTGTTGCAACCCCAAAACAACAACTCACTGCTTGTATTTGCACCCATTGTAACCATCTCCTCACTTTCAATCCTGCAG GTCATGGTGTGGAGCAAGGgacaaatagtaataataataataataatgtgcaaTCTCATCATCATCAACTTCAACAAGGAACAAGGTGGAGTCCAACGCCAATTCAGTTATTGGTGCTTGAGGAGTTATATAGGCAAGGAACCAAGACTCCGTCGGCCGAGCAAATCCAGCAGATAGCTTCTCAGCTGCGACGCTTCGGCAAGATCGAAGGCAAGAATGTCTTCTACTGGTTTCAGAATCACAAGGCCAGGGAGCGCCAGAAGCGTCGCCGCCGCGAGATGGAGGAAACTACTGCTGCTGCTTCTGCCAAAG GGTTGAAAGAGACAGGTTGTGAAGTTAAAGAGACAAAGAAGTGGGCATCCACTTCAAACTGCAATGGTGGTGGTGGACATGCAGTTCAG GAATCTATGACTGCAGTTGATATATCAGAAAAGGAGTCAAATGGTTGGAATGAATTTGAAGAGAGAGTTTTGAGGAGAAACAGATCTGAGAGACAGGCTAAGTACTTTAACATTCCCTCCATTAACATTGCAGCAACTGCTTCCGTAGCTTCACAGATAACTCATAACATTCAACTTCTAagtactcatcatcatcctcaacatCACAACTACAATAAACAAGACAATACTTCGTCTCATCCTCGAACCCTTGAGCTTTTCCCAATTCACAAGaaccatgatgatgatgatgacatcATTTCTTTCTCGGACAGGAAGTCCAACAAGCTATGTGCCAATGCGTCCATGGAAGAAGCCCTTAGCTGTGACCAGTTTTTTGAGTTTCTTCCATTAAGGAACTGA